The following DNA comes from Amblyraja radiata isolate CabotCenter1 chromosome 30, sAmbRad1.1.pri, whole genome shotgun sequence.
acaaaaagctggagtaactcagcgggacaggaagcatctgtggagagaaggaagggtctcgaccgctgagttactccagctatttgtgtcgattttaagtgatgggtggatacaggtgagggggtgatcagtgggtggaataagtgacaatgactagaggtgaaaatgagacaaaatgatgtcagatgaggtgagaagaggaggagtgaaatgtaaagccggagggagggagagatgggtggggggatggggcgtgatggggggggggggggggggggggggctaacagGGAAATGTGGGTCTTGGAGATGGGAGGTGAGCGGGTtgaagaggggaaaggagcagggtgactggggaggggtgggagatgatGACAGAAATGTGTGCTCAAATTTCCAgtcatctctctttcccctttccctcccccgacAAAATCTGTGTGGGCatctgatcttctagaggtgtattgatcttatagaggtgtataaaagcatgagaggaatagatcaggtagacgcacagagtctcttgcccagagtaggggaatcgaggaccagaggacataggttgaaggtgaaggggaaacgattcaatgggaatctgagggatctacaggaggcgctgtctcataaaggcagccggcatcatcagagacccacaccaccctgaccacgctctcatctcgctgctaacatcgggaagaaggtacaggagcctgaaaactgcatcgACCATACATCCATCAGGGTATTAAACTCTCCAAACTACAAATACACTCCAAACTATACAAACTTGGGGGAATTATGTTTTGACTTTACACAACCATTTTCTATTTCcccgagatgtgatcaattttcggatcacattctccgggctctgcggcctaccgtcgctggagctggaagcctcctcgggctgtcgtgagccccaccgccggGCGCGGACTGAACATCGGAGCgggtcccttgcctgggatcgctcccactgcggacttaccatcaagggctgacccgctgagatactccagcactctgtgaaacgtcacctatccacgttctccacagatgctgcctgacccgctgagttactccagctttttgtgacaatCCTCTAATAATTAGTCTCTTGTGTTTCAGGAAGGATTCGGATTCTCCCCACAGCTGGTAAGTTTCAGGATTCGTGCTGTTAGACCTCATGGTCAAAGACACGGCATACCTGCCTACAGGTGTTTACAGATTGTAATCACATTGAATTCATTAACATGAACCCTTCTTCCTTGCATTTTCAGGCATGGGCAGAATCAGAAACGCGGCTGGTAAGATCTTCTGCTCACCGAGTTTCTGCTCAACTGTTTTAGTGACTTTCAtagtcagacagcacagaaacaggcccttctgtccaacttgcccatgctgacccattTATCcattctacgctagtcccacctgcccacactgacccacatGCCCCACCTCCACTAAGTactacctgcccacactgacccacatgtcaatagacaacaggtgcaggtgtaggccattcagcccttcgaaccagcaccgccattcaatgtggctgatcatccccaatcagtaccccgttcctgccttctccccatataccctgactccgctatctagcgctctcttgaaagcatccagagaaccggcctctctctgaggcaaataattccacagactcacaactctctgcgtgaaaaagtgtttcatcgtctccgttctaaatgtcctaccccttattcttaaactgtgtggcccctggttctggagtcccccaacatcgggaatatgtttcctgcctctcgcatgtccaaaccctgattaatcttgtatgtttcaataagaatccctctcatccttctaaaccccagagtgtacaagcccagccgctccattctatcagcatatgacagtcccgccatcccgggaattaacctgatgaacctacgctgaactccttctacactagtcccacctgcccacatgccCCACTAAGTagtacctgcccgtgtttggcccagatccatctaaacttgtcctaatcatgtacctgtctaatgacttggaaatgttgtgatagtcccagcctcctcctgcacctactgtctttgtttctatgtccttAACCTGAACGCCACCTCTGTTGACTCTTTCAGTTGCTGTGACCCTGGACCCCAACACTGCCCACCCGATGCTCCAGGTATCACCTGACCTGGTCACGGTGCGCTGTGTTAAGGGGCGGGCGATCACTTCTGTAGACGGAGGGGTTTCGGAGCCCGTCCTCTCAGTGATGGGGAAGCCACCTCTCAGAGATGAGGAAGGGATCACCTCTGGCCGGTGCTACTGGGTGGTGGAGATGGGCAGCAACTCTgaatgggcaagagtgaccataatatggttgagttcttcattaggatggagagtgacattgttaattcagaaacaatggttctgaacttaaagaaaggtaactttgagggtatgagacgttgtgtcttgttgtgttctgctgctcactgcctcttgatgactatttcctgttgataaaaagagacaattttaatatagagaaagtcagcggtcaaattttaagaagtaaaatctgagaatatctcagaagtcatcattcaacgaagcacgctattaatgacaacaatcttgggcgatgttccatccttcagtaaacctttgacatttcccttcatatttccgttgagctagtatgttgggccaaaggtactggtttccagaaggctagtatggagtttgtgggcggaatggatttttgggctggcagctcagtcactgagggctggcagctgagtcactgggggctggcagctcagtcactgaggcctgtactggcagggggggcaccaaaatgcttggtgttgctgaagacatctggaagagttctgtccacaacttcaaagcattctctcctaatcattggacattcgtcccaaacaatgactttcacttgcctcgtaaaatgtgccgtcttagagttcttctcgatgttgcacaatgtatcctcggccacttggatgggtatcttgaatcgagaatgtgtagttcttccaccaggcagaaatgtagctgctatcctggaggatactacagcaatagccacatcaccttgacctctaacatttcctgacatgatgttgaaaaagcagccgaaagacaatttcagttgttaatgcacactgaagattttgtgcaaaacaattttttgaggtgggggctgtcaggggaggagagggggcagtgagcgatttactcatgatctgtggactcactcactgccttgggattaactcatggactttggactgactctcacagcttgtggactgactgatgcccgacttctggagtcatgtccgacttttgtaaactgaaaacggtaacatctacattgaggaacagcttcttcctgacagccatcatgctattaaacttaacaaataagcactgaactacgaaatactatattatttcacacacacacacatatatattcacacgcattcacacacatatgcacacacactcacacatatattcacacacattcactcacacacatattcagacacacacacgtacacacacacatatacacacacatatacacacccacatattcacacacacacatacacatattcacacacacacacatattcacacgcacacacattctcatacacatattcacacacacatacagactcattcacgcacacacaaactcaatgacacacacattcacacaaagacccacacacacatagattcatacacacacacacacacacacacacacacacacacacacacacacacacacacacacccacacggactcactgacacactcacacacacagactcaatcacacacacatacacagactcatccctctcctcaagacactgccctatgggtggtaaatgtcgtgcagccaagacagcttcaggcggg
Coding sequences within:
- the LOC116989902 gene encoding E3 ubiquitin-protein ligase TRIM11-like, whose amino-acid sequence is MGRIRNAAVAVTLDPNTAHPMLQVSPDLVTVRCVKGRAITSVDGGVSEPVLSVMGKPPLRDEEGITSGRCYWVVEVGSNSEWDLGVASNDAEKRARTTL